ctggccagggcccaatttgtacttcttaagccCTTCATACTTTTCACCCACCCACCAGCACACCCTCTCATTGGGCAACCCGTCCAAATGTCCTCAATcgctataagtctgtttctgttctgcttgttcgtttattttggtttttagcttccacatgtaagtgaaatcattgCGCATTTGTTTGTCTGACTTACTTGACTCAGCACAATAACCTCTAGGGTCTTTCCGTGGTGTGGCTGATGGcaagactttattcttttttatggctgagtcatagtcTATTGTATACACGGTGCCACATCCTCTTCATCCcttcatttattgatggacacttcACTGCTagcatatcttggctactgtaaataatgctgcaataaacatatggaTGTGTATGCCTTTTCGGtgtagtgttttgggtttctttggctaAATACTCAGAAGTCAAATTGCTgggtctttctgtgtctctctttatagcctttgttttaaagtatatatatatactttatatataacatatataactttatatataacatatatatatgttattttattttattttattttattttattttttgtatttttctaaagttggaaatggggaggcagtcagacagactcccgcatgcgcccaacagggatccacccggcatgcccaccagggggcgatgctctgcccatctggggtgttgctctgttgcaaccagagccattctagcgcctgaggcagaggccatagagccatcttcagcgcccaggccaaccttgctccaatggaaccttggctgtgggaggggaagagagagacagagaggaaggagagggggaggggtggagaagcagatgggcgcttctcctgtgtgccctggccgggaatcaaacctgggactcctgcacaccaggctgacgctctaccactgagccaaccggccagggcttaaagtctatatttttatatatataattttatttattgttttggggggagagagagagagagaaagtgaggagagaagcaggaagcatcaactcctagtagttacttcctgtatgtgccttgaccaggcaagcccagacgttcgaaccagtgacctcagcattccaggttgacactttatccactgcaccaccacaggtagggctaaagtctattttttaatcctttcactcttttttaaatttattttttattcagtgaggggggaatagagacagactcccgcattcccccctactgggatccacccaagaAACCCCCACTAGGGAGCCATTGATCCgttgcaaatggagccatttttttagcatctgaggtggaggcctgggagccatcctcagtgcctggggccaacttgcttaaaccagtggagccatggctgtaggaggggaggagagagagagaggtaaagataagggagagggggaagggtggagaagcagatgggagcttctcctgtgtgccctgaccgggaatcgaacctggtacatccacatgcagggcagatgctctaccactggccagggccaatcctttcacttttaataaAGGGTAAGAAAAGCCCATCCTGAGAAGACACCAGAACTGGTATTTTTACACTATCAGCACTAATAAGAAGTACcttctatttctttattcatacAATTTCCATAGAATAAATGTCCTAATATCCATTCTAGCTTCTATGTGACTTTTCCTGAAAGACCCTGAGTAAGAGGAacacatgttttcttctaaattgaTTACAGTTTCCTATTCCAGGTAGTTGAAACAATCGTTGACAACAAAgctatcttcctcttcctcacaaGATCTGAAGAAATCTTCTCCATGAGCTTCATTTTTCATCACTTTCTATGAACTTAAGAAGGGAAGAAGCAAAGTTAGAGTCAAGTCTGTGTTTGagcttctgtttgatttttttttttatttgctcttgctgtttttttagtgagaatcTCTGCCCACCGCAagcttctggattttttttttacttttctccatGGAGGGCAAAGTCTTATGAGTCATTGAACAGAGGGTCAACACACAGAGGATGCGAACTTGCTTTAGgaacccatttttttattaagatgaAGCAACAAAGGAGCAGCCCAAAAAAGAATGAGAACTAAGAATAGTATTAAAAACAGAAGTGTGGGCTTTCACAGATTTCTATCAGGAGAATATATGGTTCTTTGATGCTGATAAGAACCCTAGCCTTTACTCCTTCCCAGGCACCTGGGCTGTAGGAGAATTCAGGTGGTGACAATGCAGTAGCTTCTTAGGGGCCCTGAAACCCAAAGGAAGtgatttctgtgcctcagtttctttacatGTAAAGTATGTTAGTACgcttgaccggtggtggcgcagagggTAGAGTGTCGATtagagacactgaggtcccaggttcaaaaccctgaggtcaccagcttgagtgcaggggtcccagcttgagcatgggatcatcaaaatgatcccatggcctgacctgtggtggcgcagtggataaagcgtcgacctggaaatgctgaggttgccggttcgaaaccctggacttgcctggtcaaggcacatatgggagttgatgcttctagctcctcctccccttctcgctctgtctctcctttctctctccctgtctctccctctcctctctgaaaaaatgaataaaaaaaaatgtttaaaaaaaaaaaatgatcccatggtcgccatcttgagcccaaaggtcactgacttgggcaAGGGGACATTGGATTGGCTGGAACcccaacccccagtcaaggcatgtatgagaagcaattaatgaacaactaaattaacacaactacgagttaatgtttcttctctccctcccttcctgtctctctcttgctaaaaaacaaaaaagaatatatgttaaCATAAAAAGCCATAATATTGTGTGTTTACTGCTACTCCCTGTGCTTAATGCTTTCAAtgcacttattcatttattcaactatttattgagcacctactatgcgcAGCCAGGCTTTTAGGCACTGAGGACAGAACAGCGAGCAACGTCCCCATGCTTCAGGATCTTATGTTCGTTGAATCTGCCCCACAACCTTTTGAAGTCCATATTATTGTTACCCCTTGTtggacagatgaggaaattgaagctaAAAGCTGGTTAAGTAAAATCTGCCCCCAGATCACAGAGCTCGTCAGTGGTTGGGTTGGGATTTGAATTCTGGTTCCTCTGACTTCCTGCAGCCCCGACGTCTCATTGCTAGGCTGTGCAATGCTTCTGAGAAAGGCTTTCAGTGGGATGGtctgtgggagggaggggacaaAGAAGGAAAAGCCGGGAAGGTCCTAGAGTGCAGAGGGCACCCTGGGAATTGGAGAAAGTGGAAATAAAGACGCTGAGAAAGACTTCCACTGCTTTGTGGAAGGAGGATGGAGCTAAGGCTGGCTTGGAATCTTTCCCCAAACCCAGGACAGAGCAGCCGGTCATTTCAGAGAGTTATCTGGTTTTGAGCGCTCTTTATGGGAAACTCACACACATAAGGGACACTTACCCTTTCCACCCTTGGTGTTTGTACAGAATCCTGCAATAAGAGGAAGACACCGATGTTTACAGAAACTGGTCTTTAAACAATATTGAAAAGGTGAATGAAggtccttaacctctctgtttcccccacaaaaaaaacttcACTGTCATTTAAAAGTGGACTAACGCCCTTCCAGGTGAAAgggacctagcacagtgcctgacacagagtaTGAACTCAGTAGACACCAGTAAACACCggagaacaaatgaatgaataatttcaACCCAGAGTTGCATAACAAGCAAGCAAAAGCAATTACGCTGGACTTGGCACTTCCCAAAGgacaatgggatttttttttcaagcattCAGCTCCCACTGGAAAAATCAGGGCAGGTAAACATACCCTCAGCATGTTCTTTGAAATCCAACAGgcttgcaggaaaaaaaaaaaatgtggagctCAGAGGAGGTCAGAACAGATTGTATTGCTGCCATTATTCTTGGGCTCCTAAGAAGTCAAGAAATGAACAgagcctcccccaacccccatgaAGATGAAAATCATCAGAGTCAAGACATTCCAATCTAGGGAGCCTCACTCAGcctgaaataaaaccattgacTTAGTCCAGGTTCTGTTTTCTAGACCAACTTATGATTTAAGGTCAGAGGATAGAAAATACTGATATGTCATCAAGTTCACTAACTCCCTGGggggcaggagaaagagagagagagagggagagagagagagagaaagaacatgaTAGGTTTAAATACTGGTACCTATTTCCTCAGCCATTAAAATAACACAGGAGCCAAACTCTTCCTAAacgccctgccccccacccagcaCACACATGCCCCCCCATGACATGCACGGATTGTCCCCTGTCATTATAATCAGATCACATAAATGCAACCAACTCACTTCTTAACTGAGACCTTACAAAAGGCGTCAGTAGCCTGTGTGTTGTTTCCAACAGAGCAAGGGGTAGGGGGCTACAGGCAAGAAAGGGCGGCCTTTTCAAAACCCCCTACCCCTTCCTGTGAATTATTTCTAAGTTGCCAATCTGCCCTTCTGGATTCTGGCTCTTCAACTCATTTGGAGATCCCATGGCGGTGCTTCGGCTTGGCTTTGCATGCTATTGGCCACGCTGGTGCAGCTCTTGCGACAGAGGTTTGAAATTGGCATCTCCTCGGACCTCTGTGTCTCAGGGTGTCCTGGACGCTTGGGTCTCAAGCCGCGGATTTTGAGCTTGGTGTAGAATTTGGGGAACGAGGGACTTGAGAAATAGTACACTAGGGGGTCCAGCATGCTGTTCATGTAGGTGAAGCTGAGCGTCACATGGAGGGCCACGTGGACAGAGGGATTGCAGACACTGGAGGGCACCGTGCAGAGGAAATACAGTCTGGCCGACACGCTAGGCAGGTAGCACGTGATGAACACCGCCGCCACCACCATGATGAACCGGGTCGCCTTCCTCATGCGCGTCTGCCTGGCCAGTTGCCGCCTCTGCTTCAGGCTCCAGATAATCTTGAAGGAACAGAACAAGATGATGCCGAGGGGTAGGAAGAACTCCAGCTGGAACATGATGTCGTGCCAGCCGTTGGCCGACTCCATGATGAAGCTCTCGCAGGATAAGGTCTTCTCTTGCACGCACAGGTGGTTCTCCGTCAAAAGGTAGAGAGTCCCCAGGATGACCACAGTCCACAGGGCACAGACAATGGCAGCCGCAGCCCGGTTGGAGATGGTGTTCACCACGTGGTGGGGGTGGACCACTTTGAAATACCTGTCCACAGCCACCACCGTCAGGAAGACGATGCTCCCGGCCCGGTTCATGGCCAGCATGAAGAGCGCCAGCCGGCAGGGAATGTCCTCAAAGGCCCATTGTCTGTCCCGGCGGTAGTAGTCTGTCCGCAAGGGCAGGCAGATCATGAGGAGGAAGTCGGCCACGGCCAAGTTGAAAAGGTAAATAGTGCTCGGCTTCCACGTCTTCATGTAAAAGCAGAAACCGCACAGGGCAATGCCATTGCCCAGGGCACCGAGCACAAAGAACAGGATCAGCAGCGGTGGCATCACCCGAGAGATGGGGTCCCCCTCAATGAGGCAGCACGACCCGTTGTCCATGGCAgacagggggcagggggcccGTGTGTCGGGGGCCCTCGGACTCCTCACAAAGATAGACACAGCTGCTTATCTGAATGCTGCCACTCGGCCGGCCAGAGGCTGTTTTTCTAACTTCTTCACCCCGGGATGCAGGTACTGACCGCACGCATGGGTAGATGCCTCCGCCGCCACCGTGCTCACGGAGAGCAGACACTCTAGCCAGGAAATGAGAGCCTCAGAGATGCCCTTTCTCTGCAGCCCGGGTCACAAGCTGCCTGTCTCCCCAAGAGCCCAAGCATGTAGCACCACAAGGCTGTGAAAACGCATCTAATTTTGTGCGAGTGGTCATTTCTGAGGAGCGCCCGGAAGGTCCAGCGAGATTCATGTTGGAGAGAAAGATTGTTTCCCTCCCAGCCGCACTCTTCCTCTGCAGACTCTCTGTGTTGGAGAGCACCAAGCTGCCCAGAAGGCACGAAAAGAGCTTGtttgtcctccctccctctggggggggagggggtagaaaTACAAACATTTCCCGGAGCTGTCCAGGGCCCCTGCTATCCTCCCTAACCTTTGCCTGACTGCTCCGGCTGCTCCCGCATCCCATGGGGCGCTCCCAGGCGCTGCCACAGACCGGGAGGCTCAGAGCCATTTCCTGTGCCTGCGCCCAAACACACAGCCCGCGAAAACCAACGGGGTCTGCAAGAGGAAAGAAGCTCTAAACACCACACTTGTTGGGCattgaaaaaaattctttgagGCGTGTtggcctttcctctcctccattcATTACCGCCTACCCTTTGCCTCCTTTCCTGGACCCAAGTGACCGGTTGCACAACCAGCAAGACCACGACATGGATCTGAAGCCGCTTCTCATAGGTCCGTCTCCATGAAACAGCCTCTTTGGAGGCCcgttcccccctcctcctctgctgTTTGCAAAAGAGGATTGGGCTCTGAGCTTCCCACAGACTGCCTCCAAGAGCCAAATGCCATGTTActtatctgtgttttcttttatttttaattacatgccTAGCCCATTGCTGGGGCTGCATGAGGGTTGGGGCAACTGGTTAAGGAGTCTGAGCTCTGAAATAGTCATGGGTAAAATGCTGCAGTCGGCATCTTCATGGACATTTCCGGCCCTTTGGTTTTAGAGACGGTCTGTCTGCCCTGCACCTCTCGGCTCCCGGCTTAGGcaagggggtgaggagagggagtCACCGAAAGACATGCCTGCCTTTTTCCAGATTAAATTCTTTCCACTGAATCCTAGACTCCAGATCAGCCCGACAACATTCCCCACCGCCCCCGCCCTAGCTGGGACCGGGACTGCTGTTGAAACAGTTGTGTTTTTTAACTGATCTCCTTTATTGTAGTGCATTCCCTGGAACTGCTCTCCTGAACTGCAAAGTGACTTTTCTGAAGGACAGATAGGATTGTatccccccctccctttcttttcccccttttcactTAAGAGCCAGCACTCACTCCCTCTGATCTAAGGCCTGTGAACCATATCTGGTTTGGAAACCAGTCTGAGTTGGCccatgtgttttaaaatatccaGGACCTGTCCTATTAAAACCTGTCTTTCCAGCCTCTCTTGGGAAACGGTGAGATCTGGCTATGCTGGGCCAAGTCCCACATGGTAACAATCAGCTGCAC
The DNA window shown above is from Saccopteryx bilineata isolate mSacBil1 chromosome 2, mSacBil1_pri_phased_curated, whole genome shotgun sequence and carries:
- the HCAR1 gene encoding hydroxycarboxylic acid receptor 1 — protein: MDNGSCCLIEGDPISRVMPPLLILFFVLGALGNGIALCGFCFYMKTWKPSTIYLFNLAVADFLLMICLPLRTDYYRRDRQWAFEDIPCRLALFMLAMNRAGSIVFLTVVAVDRYFKVVHPHHVVNTISNRAAAAIVCALWTVVILGTLYLLTENHLCVQEKTLSCESFIMESANGWHDIMFQLEFFLPLGIILFCSFKIIWSLKQRRQLARQTRMRKATRFIMVVAAVFITCYLPSVSARLYFLCTVPSSVCNPSVHVALHVTLSFTYMNSMLDPLVYYFSSPSFPKFYTKLKIRGLRPKRPGHPETQRSEEMPISNLCRKSCTSVANSMQSQAEAPPWDLQMS